The following DNA comes from Candidatus Desulfofervidus auxilii.
AAGTTTTGCCAGATGGTTTTGGTTTTTTGCGTTCCAGTTTTAACAATTATTTTCCTGGCCCTGATGATATATATGTTTCTCCTTCTCAGATTAAAAAATTTGGTCTCCGTACTGGAGATACTATTAAAGGTGAAATAAGACCACCTAAAGAAGGTGAAAAATATTTTGCTCTTTTAAAAGTAGAAAGTATAAATTTTGAACCACCAGAGAAAGCGAAAGAAATTGTAGCCTTTGACCACCTTACTCCTCTTTTTCCGAATGAGAAAATTCAATTGGAATATGATCCTAAAAATTATTCTACTCGTATTATGGATTTACTTACACCTATTGGTAAGGGACAGCGTGGGCTTATTGTTGCACCTCCTCGTACAGGTAAAACTATGTTATTAAAAGATATTGCTCATGCTATAGAAGCAAATCATCCTGAAATATATTTAATTGTATTACTTATAGATGAAAGGCCAGAAGAGGTTACAGATTGGGTACGCACTGTTCGAGCAGAGGTGATTAGTTCTACATTTGATGAACCTGCTCACAGGCATATTCATGTAGCAGAGATGGTGATTGAGAAAGCAAAACGTCTTGTAGAATATAAGCATGATGTAGTTATTCTTTTAGATAGTATTACTCGTCTTGCAAGGGCTTATAATACTGTTGTTCCAGCCAGTGGTAAAATCCTTTCTGGAGGTATAGATGCTCATGCTTTACATAGACCTAAACGGTTTTTTGGTGCAGCCCGTAATATTGAAGAAGGTGGTAGTCTTACAATTATTGCTACAGCCTTAATTGAGACAGGAAGTCGTATGGATGAAGTAATATTTGAAGAGTTTAAAGGTACAGGTAATTTAGAGATTCATTTAGATAGACGTTTAAGTGATAAGAGGGTTTTTCCAGCTATTGATATTAATAAATCTGGAACTAGAAGAGAAGAGTTATTAACAGACCCAAAGTACCTTCCTCGTATCTGGTTATTACGGAAATTGCTTGCTCCTCTTAACCCTGTTGATGCTATGGAATTTTTATTGGATAAAATTAGAGCTACTGAGACAAATGAAGAATTTTTAAATTCTATGAACCAATAGCTTGCCAAAATAAAAAAATAAGTTATAAAGCCTCTTTTGAAAAAGGAGGAAAATATGAAAAAAGGTATTCATCCGAAGTATTATCGTACAAAAATTCGCTGTGCTTGTGGTTTTGAGCTAGAAGTTGGTTCTACTAAAAAAGATATTAAAGTAGAGATATGTGCTCGTTGTCATCCTTTTTTTACAGGAAAGGAAAAATTGATTGATGCAGCAGGTCAAATAGAAAAATTTAGAAGAAAATATGGAATTCCTGAAAAAGAAGAATCATGAAGGGTTTTTTGCAAAAATTAGATGAGATAGAAAAAAAATTTAAACACTTGGAGTCTGTTCTAGCAGATCCAAATGCTTTAAAAGATCCAGAGAGATATAAAAAGTATGCTAAGGAACATGCTGAATTAGCTCGTATTGTTCAAACTTATCAAGAATATAAAAA
Coding sequences within:
- the rho gene encoding transcription termination factor Rho, producing MNLTQLKAMKISELLNLARELNVESTPGMSKQELIFTLLQTQAERNEAIYGEGVLEVLPDGFGFLRSSFNNYFPGPDDIYVSPSQIKKFGLRTGDTIKGEIRPPKEGEKYFALLKVESINFEPPEKAKEIVAFDHLTPLFPNEKIQLEYDPKNYSTRIMDLLTPIGKGQRGLIVAPPRTGKTMLLKDIAHAIEANHPEIYLIVLLIDERPEEVTDWVRTVRAEVISSTFDEPAHRHIHVAEMVIEKAKRLVEYKHDVVILLDSITRLARAYNTVVPASGKILSGGIDAHALHRPKRFFGAARNIEEGGSLTIIATALIETGSRMDEVIFEEFKGTGNLEIHLDRRLSDKRVFPAIDINKSGTRREELLTDPKYLPRIWLLRKLLAPLNPVDAMEFLLDKIRATETNEEFLNSMNQ
- the rpmE gene encoding 50S ribosomal protein L31, whose product is MKKGIHPKYYRTKIRCACGFELEVGSTKKDIKVEICARCHPFFTGKEKLIDAAGQIEKFRRKYGIPEKEES